A window from Solanum stenotomum isolate F172 chromosome 7, ASM1918654v1, whole genome shotgun sequence encodes these proteins:
- the LOC125869784 gene encoding uncharacterized protein LOC125869784, with the protein MLKQLSVNIPLVEALEQMPGYAKFMKDLVTKNRFVSIDFSMDIHHCSSIATRSLVQKKEDPVSAIEVVTDEEMRVPIEERMAVETLAAVLMNFEADFRSDYVETAKPSSETIHRGDTGAGTEIVTQSPQMLDRLAGKGWYCFLDGYFGYNQISIAPEDQEKTTFTCPYGIFVFKRMPFVLCNAPTTFQRCMMSIFSDMVEDTLEVFMDDFSVVGDTFDDYLFNLCRALQRCEEANLVLNWEKCHFMGKKGMVLGNKVSQKGIEVDKVEIEVIEKLPPLICVKGIRTFLGHARFYRRFIKDFSKIAHPMCKILEKEVKFVFDEACLKTFECPKENLISVPVITGPDWADPFEELLVVVYAFEKFRAYLLGTKVIIHRNHAALRYLMAKKDAKPRLIRWVLVLAVTLDLIPWFADYANFLVSDVMPEGLPFQQRKRIRADNIIRRCIPEAEMLHILEAYHSSPVELFDVWGIDFMGPFVSCYGQNYILVVVDYVSKWVEAIALPENDGKSVARFLKKNIFSRFGTPRDIIRMTNGQVEVSNREIKAILAKTVNANRTDWARKLDDALWAYQTAFKTPIGKLRCKWSGPFKVTHVFQSGAIELENDKGERFKANVQRIKAYLGVPEDVKIVEECKLDEV; encoded by the exons ATGCTGAAACAACTTTCAGTAAACATACCACTGGTGGAAGCCTTGGAGCAGATGCCAGGATATGCCAAGTTCATGAAAGACTTGGTTACCAAGAACAGATTTGTAAGTATTGATTTCTCTATGGATATTCATCATTGCAGCTCCATAGCTACTAGATCACTGGTTCAGAAGAAGGAAGATCCAG TATCTGCAATAGAGGTGGTTACTGATGAAGAAATGAGAGTACCCATTGAAGAGAGGATGGCTGTTGAAACATTAGCTGCAGTGCTGATGAACTTCGAAGCTGATTTCAGGTCAGATTATGTAGAGACT GCCAAGCCCTCCAGCGAAACCATCCATCGAGGAGACACTGGTGCTGGAACTGAAATAGTTACCCAGTCACCTCAG ATGCTTGATAGGTTGGCAGGTAAAGGGTGGTACTGTTTCTTAGATGGATATTTTGGCTACAATCAGATATCAATTGCTCCTGAAGATCAGGAAAAAACCACTTTCACATGTCCTTATGGCATCTTTGTGTTTAAACGCATGCCATTTGTATTATGTAATGCACCAACAACATTCCAAAGGTGTATGATGTCCATCTTCTCAGACATGGTTGAGGATACTctagaggtatttatggatgatttctctgtagTAGGTGATACTTTTGATGACTATTTGTTCAATCTTTGCAGGGCTTTACAGAGATGTGAGGAGGCCAACCTAGTgttgaattgggagaagtgccatTTCATGGGAAAGAAGGGCATGGTCCTGGGAAACAAAGTATCACAGAAGGGGATAGAGGTCGATAAGGTAGAGATCGAGGTGATTGAAAAGTTACCTCCGCTAATTTGTGTGAAGGGTATTAGAACCTTTCTAGGCCACGCCAGGTTCTATAGGCgtttcatcaaggacttctccaaaattgcacaccccATGTGTAAGAttttggagaaggaggtgaaatttgTCTTTGATGAGGCATGTCTCAAAACATTTGAGTGCCCAAAGGAAAACCTGATTTCAGTACCAGTGATCACTGGCCCAGACTGGGCGGAtccatttgag GAACTATTGGTTGTGGTGTATGCGTTTGAAAAGTTCAGAGCATACTTGCTGGGCACTAAGGTGATAATTCATAGAAACCATGCTGCTCTGAGATACCtcatggcaaagaaagatgccAAGCCGAGGCTGATCCGATGGGTGCTG GTATTAGCTGTAACTCTTGACCTTATCCCTTGGTTTGCTGATTATGCTAATTTTCTTGTTAGTGATGTAATGCCTGAAGGACTACCATTTCAGCAAAGAAAGAG GATTCGCGCTGATAACATCATCAGGCGGTGCATTCCTGAAGCTGAGATGCTGCACATTTTGGAGGCCTATCACTCATCTCCA GTGGAGTTGTTTGATGTgtggggcattgatttcatgggcccatttgtgagttgCTATGGACAGAACTATATATTAGTTGTAGTGGACtatgtttccaaatgggttGAGGCCATTGCATTACCTGAGAATGATGGCAAGAGTGTAGCTAGATTCCTAAAGAAGAATATTTTCTCAAGGTTTGGCACACCCAGAGACATTATCAGGATG ACCAATGGACAAGTAGAGGTTTCCAATAGGGAAATCAAGGCAATCTTGGCAAAGACAGTAAATGCCAACAGGACAGATTGGGCACGAAAGCtagatgatgctctatgggcatatcagaCAGCTTTCAAGACACCTATTG GAAAGCTGAGATGTAAATGGTCTGGACCTTTTAAGGTCACACATGTTTTTCAATCTGGTGCTATTGAGCTGGAAAATGATAAGGGTGAGAGGTTCAAAGCTAATGTCCAGCGAATCAAGGCATATTTGGGTGTTCCTGAGGATGTGAAGATTGTAGAGGAATGTaaacttgatgaagtctga